A part of Neodiprion pinetum isolate iyNeoPine1 chromosome 4, iyNeoPine1.2, whole genome shotgun sequence genomic DNA contains:
- the Nup160 gene encoding nuclear pore complex protein Nup160 homolog, protein MEFPLGYREVIPDQTLPEKWKEIVINAGGSQSTLQDIKVPERAGGYSYKDSTKHFTRNRFIYWRISHDVLELVEHSLDVNLANCKVRYKFTDRPLLDGISIHETVNSVVILVVTVSSVHKLTFPHPDKIHRQEHVLSSHPDLSVPSILNDASKNIVNANTGTTNTSVPHAAASWLTLPQEEALFALAYSTGNILLIRLDTMTGLTHTTELKQDSIVPRFLSGIATAFRGRNSEGHVPMSLVLHSYGHEMYLFALCREGNVRMWACSKAQCVAVADIAMDSRVPLQGVQGHILKKTVGVNDNELYLGTFLKFGTGCEFSILKPLQDAGLFKFVRICTLFAPDQHLVDFSFTPTRLWAVWRTTDMDTVAVTHARLPLNGAQVNSEWETAVLVQPPDRDYIVSDPGTDPRQAYIGYIFHPGQFPLADITRALSIYRRSNIITDTSLSPAVLKERVCMAVEAQIQAEVMDYELSDDDYLEIANRCWSKFYSCVIQYYANGTKPVGLLLLPNVYGAVLLKKSAFSLLRPMEALEHLMLCNDKSYVQRFSTTPVLSQDEDTCQNLITLMSALVLLDNQLTEDLKSGIERELYHLRSPDIIIEDLLCKQVLETEDPLSDYDFQSELNRKIENTNDISQAMAMLVEALTYDLGQPSKLQLDEVQEASRILLNVSHLFSSQLGMSAITESVSQITQLRFSICRNLLILQQLVLKRPEAFDPRSLHSINSSLAPRTVVLTQAYYAVMWICESTASSSPTQTLLDTSIQHLSLLKLSDSGVNIVQRQQRSLSLLELFMHSGGAKHAHTLMAHTITDTCGLVPWHESMLTHVTLMAQFVWPISGNFIFPEWLLSSCQHLLVQEYVRMLSTWCEWNSASRKFIMAVSLLEMGETHKACDQFLGACNGILTDTFLASTLLDACIVSESSMRVNYFLKVIQLFEHHNAADCIIELAETAITIAEDDNPNLPTLHSIVFRQHLNLEHHTEAYHWLNSNPDPSRKVDCLRQLVATLFERNKLLELVTFPYVEMYEDLERIIEGRARSMDLMENNYYNFLYSFHINKGNMRKAASVMYEQGMRLGQESHSPAIILKQSRCLLACINALHLVKERYRWIVRPVADQRQSGETDPVKKRSIDGREVLHYKVKKQVEVLELKEIKDEYYIVTARLKLAKLSPELQTIARAGPSELVAILSNVGLYTTALHLCDRFSLSKTSVLENLASQCVTLSYQEDIDAWDWLIHNEIFDKGVSDSNVTNIAWRLLEHLTLKHERDNSSELHKAVTKNLLHHGAFLPQWLMSSYKERNAAEILRLILNSGRLLEANAIALEYIGAVLGRGKEYFGLTTPLVATSPAVWLPLNTLELLLLELEHASKTDPMYIESYEELKETLDYYIETVIRVSEDMIQMKINSRVV, encoded by the exons ATGGAGTTCCCTCTTGGTTACAGGGAAGTTATACCCGATCAAACATTACCGGAGAAGTGGAAAGAAATCGTGATAAATGCCG GCGGTAGTCAAAGTACTTTACAAGATATAAAAGTCCCTGAGAGAGCGGGCGGATACTCTTACAAAGACAGCACTAAGCATTTTACAAGAAATCGTTTCATCTACTGGCGCATATCCCACGACGTTCTTGAACTTGTCGAGCACAGTCTAGATGTGAATCTTGCCAACTGTAAAGTAAGATACAAATTTACGGACCGGCCACTCTTGGATGGAATTTCTATACATGAGACAGTTAACTCTGTTGTGATATTAGTGGTCACTGTATCCAGTGTTCACAAACTCACTTTTCCACATCCAGATAAAATACATCGACAG GAACATGTATTGAGCTCTCACCCGGACCTTAGTGTTCCATCAATCCTTAACGAtgcatcgaaaaatattgttaatgCCAATACAGGGACAACGA ACACATCAGTGCCACATGCAGCAGCCTCATGGCTGACTTTACCTCAAGAAGAAGCATTGTTTGCGCTCGCATACAGCACTGGAAACATTTTATTAATCCGTCTTGATACAATGACTGGGCTTACTCATACAACTGAATTGAAACAAGATTCAATTGTTCCCCGATTTCTGTCCGGCATCGCGACTGCTTTTAGAGGCCGTAATTCTGAAGGACACGTCCCAATGTCGCTTGTCCTACATTCGTATGGTCACGAAATGTACCTTTTCGCTCTATGTCGGGAAGGAAATGTCAGGATGTGGGCCTGCAGTAAAGCCCAGTGTGTGGCAGTTGCAGATATTGCCATGGACAGCAGAGTTCCTTTGCAGGGAGTGCAAGGacacattttgaaaaaaacagttGGAGTCAATGACAATGAACTTTATTTGggaacatttttaaaatttggaaCTGGATGCGAGTTTAGCATCCTTAAACCACTGCAGGATGCTGGACTCTTCAAATTTGTCAGGATTTGTACTTTATTTGCGCCAGAT CAACATTTGGTCGATTTTTCCTTCACACCAACTCGACTGTGGGCAGTGTGGCGAACGACAGATATGGACACAGTAGCCGTGACACATGCAAGGCTACCATTGAATGGTGCACAAGTAAACTCTGAATGGGAAACTGCAGTGCTAGTGCAACCGCCAGACAGAGATTACATCGTGAGTGATCCTGGAACAGATCCAAGGCAGGCATACATTGGCTATATTTTTCATCCTGGTCAATTTCCGTTAGCGGACATAACTCGTGCCTTGAGCATTTATCGACGCTCTAACATTATAACAGACACGTCGCTGTCTCCTGCAGTTCTGAAGGAACGTGTGTGTATGGCAGTAGAAGCTCAAATTCAAGCAGAAGTAATGGATTACGAGCTTTCAGATGATGACTATTTAGAGATAGCCAATCGCTGCTGGTCCAAATTCTATTCCTGTGTAATTCAATACTACGCCAATGGTACAAAACCTGTTGGGTTGTTGTTATTACCAAATGTATATGGGGCAGTTTTGCTGAAAAAGTCAGCGTTTTCCCTGTTACGGCCAATGGAGGCGCTTGAACATTTAATGTTATGCAATGACAAATCATATGTGCAAAGATTCAGTACTACACCAGTCTTGTCCCAAGATGAAGATACTTGTCAAAATTTAATCACATTGATGTCCGCATTAGTTTTGCTCGACAATCAATTGACTGAGGATTTGAAAAGTGGAATTGAACGCGAACTATATCATTTACGCAGTCCAGACATTATTATTGAAGATTTGTTATGCAAACAAGTACTAGAGACTGAAGACCCT ttATCCGATTACGATTTTCAATCGGAATTAAATCGTAAAATAGAGAACACCAATGACATCTCACAAGCGATGGCTATGCTGGTAGAAGCACTGACTTATGATCTTGGTCAACCAAGTAAATTGCAGCTCGATGAGGTGCAGGAAGCCTCTCGAATCCTGCTGAATGTCAGTCACTTGTTCAGCAGCCAGTTAGGAATGTCAGCCATAACTGAAAGCGTATCGCAAATTACTCAGCTCAGATTTTCAATCTGTAGAAATCTGCTGATCCTACAACAATTAGTTTTGAAGCGGCCTGAAGCATTTGATCCAAGGTCCTTACACTCCATAAATTCTTCACTGGCACCTAGAACAGTTGTTCTAACACAAGCGTATTATGCAGTTATGTGGATTTGTGAATCAACCGCCAGTTCGTCACCAACTCAAACTTTACT agacaCCAGTATTCAGCATCTAAGCCTTTTAAAGCTTTCAGATTCCGGAGTAAATATTGTTCAGAGACAACAGAGATCATTGTCTCTTTTAGAATTGTTTATGCATAGCGGAGGTGCAAAACATGCCCACACTTTGATGGCTCATACGATAACTGATACGTGTGGCCTTGTACCATGGCATGAAAGTATGCTAACACATGTTACTCTGATGGCTCAGTTCGT TTGGCCAATATcaggaaattttatttttcccgaaTGGCTTTTATCAAGCTGTCAGCATTTGCTTGTTCAAGAGTACGTTAGAATGTTAAGTACTTGGTGCGAATGGAACAGTGCCTCTCGCAAATTTATCATGGCAGTGTCTTTGCTTGAAATGGGTGAAACACACAAGGCCTGTGATCAATTCCTTGGAGCGTGCAACGGGATTTTGACAGACACATTTTTGGCCAGCACCTTACTAGATGCCTGTATAGTGTCTGAAAGTAGCATGCGAGTTAATTACTTCTTGAAGGTGATCCAGCTGTTTGAACATCATAATGCCGCAGATTGTATAATAGAGCTGGCAGAAACTGCAATCACAATAGCTGAAGATGACAACCCAAATTTGCCCACGCTCCATTCAATCGTATTTAGACAACATCTGAATCTCGAACATCATACAGAAGCATATCATTGGCTTAATTCTAACCCAGATCCTTCCCGAAAAGTTGACTGCTTGAGGCAACTAGTAGCAACATTATTTGAGAGGAACAAATTACTGGAATTAGTTACATTTCCTTATGTCGAGATGTACGAAGATCTGGAAAGAATTATTGAAGGCAGGGCACGGAGTATGGATCTtatggaaaataattactaTAATTTTCTCTATAGCTTCCATATAAATAAGGGAAACATGCGAAAAG ctgCTTCAGTGATGTACGAACAAGGCATGCGACTAGGACAGGAATCCCATTCTCCTGCAATTATACTAAAACAGTCTCGATGTTTGTTGGCTTGTATCAATGCACTGCATCTTGTAAAGGAAAGATATAGATGGATTGTGCGCCCTGTGGCTGATCAAAGGCAATCAGGGGAAACTGATCCCGTAAAAAAACGGAGTATAGATGGCAGGGAAGTTTTGCATTATAAAGTGAAGAAACAAGTAGAAGTGTTAGAATTGAAAGAGATCAAAGATGAGTATTACATCGTTACAGCAAGATTAAAATTAGCCAAATTAAGTCCGGAGTTACAAACAATCGCACGTGCTG GGCCGTCCGAACTTGTCGCAATTTTATCCAATGTTGGTTTGTACACGACTGCTTTACACTTGTGTGACCGATTTAGTTTATCGAAAACTTCTGTACTTGAAAATCTGGCCTCACAATGCGTAACTCTGAGCTATCAAGAAGACATTGACGCTTGGGATTGGCTAATACATAACGAAATTTTTG ATAAAGGTGTATCAGATTCGAATGTCACAAATATTGCTTGGAGATTATTGGAGCATCTCACATTGAAACACGAACGGGATAATAGCAGTGAATTGCACAAAGCTGTTACGAAAAATCTACTGCATCACGGTGCCTTTCTTCCACAGTGGCTAATGTCTTCTTACAAA gaaCGCAATGCGGCAGAAATTCTGAGACTTATTTTAAATTCCGGTCGACTTTTAGAAGCGAATGCAATAGCTCTCGAATACATTGGTGCTGTGTTGGGTAGAGGGAAAGAGTATTTTGGTTTGACAACACCACTGGTAGCTACGTCACCTGCTGTGTGGCTTCCATTGAACACATTAGAATTGCTTCTACTAGAACTTGAACATGCTAGCAAAACAGATCCCATGTATATAGAG aGCTACGAAGAATTGAAAGAAACCTTAGACTACTACATCGAAACAGTTATCAGAGTTTCAGAAGATATgatacaaatgaaaataaacagtCGAGTTGTTTAA